A region from the Anaerohalosphaeraceae bacterium genome encodes:
- a CDS encoding sigma-70 family RNA polymerase sigma factor encodes MQIEKNKLDRTKRFMRLLFANERRIYSYIYLLIPCRADAEDLFQETLSIMWTKFDHFEEGKDFGSWGIGIAHHVIQNYRRKKGHGPLYLGEEIEGLLEEEAHQSIKAIDFRIEALRQCLTELNPLDRRIIHWRYEDEISVKSIAEKMCTTIKVIYVKLARAHDILLRCIRRTLAEQGSE; translated from the coding sequence ATGCAGATAGAAAAAAACAAATTGGACAGGACGAAACGGTTCATGCGTTTGCTATTCGCTAATGAACGTCGAATTTATTCTTATATTTATCTTTTAATTCCTTGCCGGGCAGATGCAGAGGATCTTTTTCAGGAAACACTTTCTATTATGTGGACCAAGTTTGACCACTTTGAAGAGGGAAAGGATTTCGGCTCTTGGGGAATTGGGATCGCCCACCATGTTATCCAAAATTATCGGAGAAAAAAAGGCCATGGCCCTCTCTATCTTGGAGAAGAGATTGAAGGTCTTTTGGAAGAAGAAGCCCACCAATCCATTAAGGCCATTGATTTTCGTATCGAAGCCCTTCGTCAATGCCTAACAGAGCTGAATCCCCTCGACCGCCGGATTATTCATTGGCGATATGAAGACGAGATTTCCGTCAAGTCCATCGCGGAAAAAATGTGCACGACCATCAAAGTGATTTATGTCAAACTTGCTCGAGCTCATGATATTCTTCTTCGCTGCATCCGCAGGACGCTGGCAGAACAAGGAAGCGAATGA